Sequence from the Thunnus maccoyii chromosome 11, fThuMac1.1, whole genome shotgun sequence genome:
TGCCACCCAAAAATCAAAAACCTTTCCTCTTATAGATTGATAGAAAGGTAGAAacggttgttgttttttgataGAGCTTATTCGAAATGCCACAGCTATGATTTAAACTGGCACCAAACATGGAGACCATATTACCCCAATCATAGCACATCTGCACTGGTTACCAGTTAgatttagaattgattttaatattttattgatttttctgaaAGCAAGGCCAGGTATAGCCTCTAGCTATATTGCTGACCTGTTAACATAGCCTAAGATCCTCAGACAACGCCCTCTTAGCTGTTCCAAAGTCCAGGATCAAGTATAAAAGTGACTGTGCTTTCTCTATTAAAGGCACCCAGACTGTGGATGACCTTACATAGGCAGGCTTGTGTGTGAATCACTCCTTATGCACTGCTGTTAGGGAGTTTGGGGCCAGTTTGGgacatttgtgtttctgtggagttccatctgtttttaattgttcgtttgtttgtttgtttttggaccTGCTTATCTCTTGTATGACCTTTTATTCCTATTTTTATAAACACtattattgttttatctttatttttctattattcaGCTCtattatttgtttaattgtgGTAATTTTACATTACTGTCTCCTTGGGTAtgtatgtaaagcattttgtaaacattgttttaagaaaggtgctatataaatgaagtttaatattattattaatattattggaCAACACAAGATGTGCTGGATTGAATGCTGGTGTGATTAATAAAGACACCTCTTACCTTTGATTCAGGCTTGCCAGATGGCAGGAACTCCATCTCAAACACAGGGTTGTCATGATGACCGaccatgacaaaataaaaacttccAGACATTATTTTCGCTCCTTCTTGGCCAACCAAATCGCCCTGAAATCAGCTGAAACCAAACACGTCAGACATTTCATCAGTGTCAATAACATCCAAACGATTGTAAAAAACCCTTCagctagcaagctaacgttagccgcaGCACTCTACAGACGCTTGACACCGTTGAAGTCTTTAAGTGGTTGTTGCGAGACTACAGCAAACATAACACGGCGCGAAAATGTGTAAGAATACATGTAAGCACAAGAAAGACAGCTTATTAATTTAATACAACTGACTTTTGTTTACCTTTTAGTCTTGCTTCCTGGAGAGCGGTGAGCGCAGTCGCAAAAAGATGACGACACGTTCAAGTAgccaaatatatatttttattttttatttttagctatAATTTTTTTGAAGAAGCTTCACAGACATCACAGTAGAATTAAATGCAACAtaagttaaataataataatagttaattaattaatagctACATGTTCTCATTACGTCATAACTGTGTGCCTGCCCGGAACGAAAGTTTCCGTTGACGGATTTAAATCTATAGGCGCACCTCCTTATAGGAGACGCTGTTGTGGTCACTAGGCAGGTAACTAGCGAAAATCCTCTCCTTTTAGAGATGTCTGTGAAACCAAGCGATAAGTAGAAAGGGTTATTACAGTCTAACATTAGGCAAGAATACTTGAAATTTGTTAAAAACAAGTGTTCTCCGTGTCAACTCTGCTGTGctgttgtcttttgtttttcttctgacaGGAACAGCGAGCATTCGGCAGTAATGTCTTCGTTATCCCCAGATGAGCTGAGGAAGAGACTTTATCAAACTTTTAAAGATAAAGGAGTGCTTGATACTCTCAAAGTAAGTGCCAGTTACAACGTTGCTGTTGGTTTTTGTTGCCCAAGGCTACTCTTTATTTGAGTTTCTTCATCCTTCTTTCTGATCTGACGCAGACTCAGCTGCGTAATCAACTCATCCAGGAGTTAAAACACCCTCCTTTGACTGGAGGAGAACCAGTTCCCAGGCCTGTCTCTCTAAGATCTGAATCCCTTTTGGTCTCAGCATGTAACAACATAGTGGCTGATCATCTCCGTAACTCAGGGTATGAGTACACCCTATCCATATTCTACCCTGAAAGTGGCCTGTGCAAAGACAAGGTGAGCATTACCACATTTAGTTGATTCTGTTTAGACTAGGGCTGGttgatatggacaaaataaaatatcactattttttaaatatcattatttttaaccaaatacctcaatattaatattgcaacaatattgtagggatgactattaGTGCtctcacaaaatatttacacaatgagatttttttataaataatcatcagtaatgtggacaTAATGATTAAGTGGATAAAGGcgaataatagaacagctagaacagtcaGGTAAGTTCagaaattacatcactttattgtaatgcagcctttagaaccaggaaaagacaacacttatgccgTATCACGATATTATGATATCCAATATCACAATATCtatataatattgatatgtTGCCTCTAGCTTATATATAAAAGGAATATTCACTGCAAATGaagttttctttgtctttgatcTATTTTGGCAGGTTTTCACAAAAGGAGACCTTCTTCAGCTTCTTAAAATTAGTCCTGAATCAATGCTTTACAGATCCCTGGTAATTAATAATATGATGTAGAATATTTTTcctgaaatacatttaaaagatgaaataaatctTGTTTGTAATAAGAGTGTCTTATCTTTTACAGTCTCAAAACAAAGAGAACAATGATAAAGGTGCGTGCAGTATTCTTTTCCTTTCAATAAAACAGTTCCTGCTGATAAATTCTATccttgatatattttatattttctctttgtccATCAGGGTTCCTAATCAGCCTCCTAACACAGCTAACACATCATTATACTCGTGGCCTGTACCATGATGCTGACACTCAGACAACCAGCACTGCAACTTATGGAGAGTCTCTCGGTATGATGAATTGATGTCTGAAAGTGACCCTTTATATTCCTTACACTTGGCCTTGAGCATagtatttaatgttttcttgCTCTTTTTACAGTTGAGAAGATGAAAATTATCGATAAGGAATATGAGGGCTTCAGTTACAGCGGGGACAAATGGTTTTCGTTCCAATCCAAACTGGCTGCATGTAGAAAAGAGGTTGAAGCACAGACGCAAACGGAAATGAACACAAAGGTACTTATGAATACTCATACCtgcaataaacaacattttcaaaaGGCGTCAATGCTTTATTAGTAGGGCTAAAATATGATTAGGTAGAGTTTTCCTGCCGTAACATCGTGTCTTTTGTCTCTTAAGATGCAGCATTTTAAAGATGTTGAAATCGCCAAGGTGAGGATGGAAGAAAAAGCACAATTTCACAAAGAATTTGATAAGCTGAAGCAAGAACTGGAGAGGACTTATGAAATGAAGGCAAAGGCATTGATCGAACGGGAGAAAAATGCCATTGATCggttacaaaaacaacaagaggTAGATTACTGTTAATGTGATGTACAAATCACCTTTTAAATTATTTGAGGCTTTATACATCATACTCTTGATTGGCATCATTTCCAATTGCTTTAATGTCAGTAGTcgtttttctctttgctttagattgaagaaaaaaatgtctacaTGCAGAGACAAACAATACTGAAAGAAATCGAGACAATGCGGAACAGAGAAAGTGAGCTGAGACTGCGAATGGAGGCTTTTGAAAAGTAAGGCCATATTATATCATTCATTAAAGTGATGTGTTGCTACGCTCTCTCATTGTGACCTTTTTATAGAAAATGTTACTTACTGAAAGTATGAACACAGGACTTGCCAAATTCATGAAGAGAAGGTGAAGACTACTGAAGAGctgctgaggaggagagaaCTGGCCGTGAAGACTATGGAGGATACATATGACCAAAGGTTGAAGAATGAACTTTCCaggtattttaatgtttaaataggTTTATTTGACTCAGATTGTCACCATCGTTTAGAAATATTCTCTtggtttatctttttttttttttttagggataTTCTCATTATGTGACCAGAGGATGTCACTGTTTTGTAGGGTTAAAGTAAAAGCAATCAATGGATAGAACATGAATTGGCAACTACttagaaaattaaataatcaatttttgaactgctggttgcagcttctcaatcatgaagatttgaagcttttctatgttgtacatgatagtaaactagaTATTGTATCTTgaactgacaaaacaagacatttggatatgtcaccatgagctctaagaaattaaaattgtaatttttcaatATATCATATAATAGAGTATCTGGTCATTCACTTGACTAAATGATTCAttgctttaaaatgtctttaaatggcATCTGGTTTGGTTTGTTACTATGTGCTCTTCTGCAGTAGGAAAAGGAAACATGGATTTTAAAGATCTTTTGTGTCGATTTAGTTTTTTAAGTGTATTTCTTTATGTCTTTTACAATATTAGGTATCAGCTTGAGTTAAAGGAGGAATTCATCAAGAGAACAGACAAACTAACAGAGAATGAGAACAGGAACAAGAGTGAGTATTTAAATGAGTGCAGTATTACTGTCTAACTTGCTGTTGGCCTTGTTTAGATCATGTGaagttctttttcttttttttcagtggaaacTGCTCGTATCCAAAAGGAGTCCGCTGAAATTAACGCCAGAATAGAGGAGCACAGTAGAACAAGTTCAGAGCTGAGACGGCTGCAGGTAAATGAGACAAACCCCAGTCCACCCATCCGTTCCATCCATCTTCATTAAGCACAATATTCAGTCTTACTAAATAAACACTTGTACTCAGTCCAAATCATTCAATGTTATGTGATTCTATATCAATTGTACAAACATTTTGATTATGCCAGCTCCCTTCATGTCTTTCAGGTTGAGCTGGACACAGCGCAGCAGCAGGCTTCCCTGCTGAGTCAACAAAAGGAGCTGCTAAGGGAAAGACTGGAGACTATGAGTGATTATCCCtgtttaaaaagagagaaagcagagcTGCAGGGGCAACTGCGGCTGCTAAAGAGACAGTTGGAAGAGGCCCAGGAGGAAAACCGGCTTCTCCATGCAGGTGAGGAGTGACTGTCAGCACTAGTACCTCCTAGGAGTCTTAAAATGCTGTAATTTTCTTCTATATCCAGTTTACCATGagaaaataatataatgtgtgttttctgtctgtaataATGTGCAACCAATTCCTTTGTGGATGGGGAATGTAATGTGTTATAGCAAGTAAATCCATTTCCTACGTTGCATTCAGAGTGCTTGACTCTGGGCTCTTTGTGAGCCGTGGCAGATGCAGTGTACTGTGAAGCATTCATGCTAGTCTGCCCCACTGCTACAGACTCAGCTGAGTCTTTTTGAATGTGTTCAGGCTGCCAATGTGGGGcctctgtgctgtgtttgtaGCTATGCAGACAACTCTCTAAggagaaagcagagagggaagggggggaTGTGAAGCAGAGTGAAGGGGAGCAGGCAGCACAGtgagcacagacagagagctCTCTTTACCCATGGCAGAGAACCAAAATTTTACCTCTCTCTCGGGGATACAGTATTCTTCCTGTTCAAGGATGGGGCGGCGGGGCAGTGGGCCTCTCTCCTCATCGCTGACAAAAGGCAGCACCATGTTGCCTAAGCCCTATGTGCTGTGCTTTGATGCTGGCCAGAGTATTTAAAAAAGCCACCTTTAAATCAGAACAACTTCTATGTATTACGAgatttttcattagtttttccACTGAAATAGATGCATTCCTCTTTCAGAATATGTTTTGATAATATCTGATAATTTCCCTCTCAGACATGGGCAAGCCATCCAAAGAGCAGTTGGCCTTGCAGATGGAGCTTCGGAGGCTGCAGAGCGCTCGCAGGCTGGATGAGGAAGAATTTGACAACCAGAAACAGGTGCTGCAGGCACAGCTCCAGGCTGAGGTCAGTCACATTACAACCTCTCGCTGAGCGTGGGAAAGAATGaagtcagcttttttttttaatttcctttgttATATCTCACCTTGGAGAATTGCTTGTGTAATTTGGTTTTGTCCCTACATCTGTGTTTCCAGTGACCTATTCTTGTTTGTGCAAAGTATAGCTTTATGTCTGCTGTTCCGTGCAGGTGGAACGATGTGCTCAGCTTAAGGCCCAGCTGACAGAGTGTGAGGAGAGGTCACAGTGGATGACTGGACATGTTGAGGACATCAAAATGCAGCTTCGCCAAACTCAACAAGGTACCCTGTTGACTAGACATGCATTTTGTCATGTGATTCAAAAGTGACATCTAAAggaattgtttgacatttaaggaaatataaaaggtaaaaaaatctGGATACCAGTACCTCTAAATCTCACTAATTGATACATcatatttgttaattttgcttaaaaaaccCAAGTATTAAAAGGACAAAATGTGCTTATGTACTAGAACTACTTCTCTGCTGGTTACCCAGCAACCTCACGGTGATGAAAAGACTcaaggaagtcactgctccaggccaagaaatagttcagTACATAACgcttcataaaaacacaacgtTTTGAATAAGAGCATTtagcaaaatgtcaaactcttcCTTTAAATCCTCTAAAAGGGAGGTAATTTTGAAAATTTAAAGGCTTCACACAAAATTTGGATAGTAGATAGTAGTAGCAACTGGATCTTAGGTTTATATGCATGTTTAGAGTTCTTTCTTTTCTGAAATTAGTTTAACAAACTTTTTTTCAGGTCTGAGCTGTTTTTATGGTGGTTGGTCTTTTGTATTAGATGTCAACTATCTTGTTGTTtgcttgtttcctctttttcttccttccctttcttttttgtgaTCCATTCAATGATGACAGCTCTTGAAAATGAAGTGCTGCGTAACCCCAAGCCGTCTCTTGTTGATCGGTCGGTATTGGAGCTCAGTGCTGACAAGCTGGTTCCTCCTGACATCTATGTGGACAGAGCCGTGCTGAGGGGCAGGATGGGTTATGATGATGTTTATGAAGCAGGTGGGCCCTTGCGAGGATGCAAGTCACCTTGGAATGAGCCTCCAGATTCTGACTTGGAGCTGGTGGCTGAAGCCAAAGCTCGGATCCAGGAGCTGCAGAAGGAGGCTGAGACCTTGGAGGAAGCCTACAGGAActaccagcagagggcagtgcGCTCCACCATCTCACACATGCTTCCCCCAAGACCACTTTCCCCTCAACGAGCACATCCTATACATCAGCCTGACTCTCCCCTGAGGAAACACGTTTCTCACCACTCAACCCACAAACAAAAGGTCTTGCACAGACCGCTCTCTCCCCAAACTACCAGAACCCCTTCCTTGGCATCCCATGACACCAGAAACACCTTACCACCTGCACAGTCAAGAGTGACCTTTTCAGAGGACCAAAACCAGCCCCAGACCTCAGGTCTTTTCACTGACCATCTCCATTCAGTGGCTGTACCACTGTTTGCAAGAGATGGACATCCTCTGGATGAAAACTCACCACCATCCAGGTGTCAGTCGTCCTCTCTGCACTCTCCCTCCAGGAAAAAGCTTCAAAGAGAGATCACAGAAGGTACCTTCAAAGATTGTTTTATCCTGTCAAAATACTTCAAAGTATTAGATGCACCAGCTTCTTTTAACTGCCAAGAAATAAACAATGGTTTCATGTTGTCAGTGTTCAAATAAGGCACATTTAACATATGTTTAATTAATGTTCCACAACATTCAAACGTTCAAAACAGTCAGTCCATATCTTTTTGACAGTCTAATAGTAATAATCTTTCTCCCATGAGGGTATTGCTTAACATGAAGTTTTTGCCCCTGCTAGAGGCAGTTGTGTCTTTGATGGCGTTCCCAGAGCTGTCATCTGACAGACAGCTCCCTCGTGCCCCCCACGACGAGGTGGCGACCTCAGGTGACTTTTCCTCTGAGCTCAGTCCACCTCGCAGTCCTCAGCTCAAGAGCACTGCACGAGACCCACCCAGGTACCATCTGGCACTGCTTTGGCAAGGACAGTACAAcatatttaggttttttttttttacagactgaCAGTGAATACTAATGCCCTTATCTTTGTCTTGGTGTTGTTTCAGTGCACCAAAGCAACATCCTGACTTCTCCAGCTCGGAGTCCTCCCCACAGCCTGAGAAGATAAACCTTGAAGATCTCACAGGGATTTTGCCAGGTACTCTACACtagtgtgtgttgtttttacttaTTATTGTCTAAATGTTTGTGATCTTAATTCACTGCATTGTACTTGATGCACTGCTGCCTAATCCCTGTGAGGTGATTGGACTGACCCACGGCGCCCAGCACGGCTTGGTCATGACATTGCATTTGACGTATGATCACATAATTATTGTCAAAGGGGAATTTCAATTTAATGGCACATAAAGTACTTTTACAGTTCTGTTGCATGTTGTATGACTGTTTGTAAGACATGGAGCAGGGATGGCAAGCTCTTTGGAAATTCATTTCAAAAGTGCAATTACTATAATAATTACCTTTTTAATACTGGAATTTTCCTGGTTCTGCCAAAAGCTTTCAGTGTATCCTGGAATGAACAGCCACACATtacatattgtttattttacatgacTGCAATGGATGATGGCAATGGTGCTGAAGTGCTGAATAGTGTGATGTGCATTGTGCCCTATCTGtgtgtagaaaaaaatgtgaacagtCATTGCATGTATTCTCATACTTTCCCTAGTGATGcatttttgtatgtaaaagCAACTTATTTCAGATTTCAGTcacttaaatttaaatgaaatcacaCTAACAAAATGGAGTATATCCGGTATGGAGGTTTTGGATCTTGGACTGGCTGTCTTTTAATGAGTGTGTGACCAGCCTCCAAAGTGTCCTTTCAGTGGCCCTGCACAATGGTGAAGATGAAGGGCAGCTGATTATGTATTCTGTGCTGGTCCTCTGGCCCTGTTGCATTATGGTGGAGCATAAAAGATCTCTTTGTGCGTGTCTCCCTCCAGAACCCGGCCACATTCCAGAGCTTCTCCTGGACACTGCTGTCCCTCTCTCTGAGGAGGCCCCTGACGGCCCCACTGTCCCCCGCCCACAGACTCCACAGGACCTCCCAGAAGCCCTGATAGACGCACAGGGTCAAGCGGGTGAGTCGTTAGCCCCAATATCCAACCCCACTACCCCTctcccacccccccacacacacacatattttaaagCAAAGTCTTGGTCAACCCCAAATGACAGGAACCTTGTTGTTCTACTGAAGTCAGACACCCTGTTCATCTTCTACTGTATACCATCAGTGTCATTGTGCTCTCACATCACTCATCATACTGCAGCCATTCTTTAGTACATTAATGTTCATATCAAAGTAACATACCATTAAAATACAACCGATGTACATCATCTCAACCCATATGTTCTTCCACAGTCCCACAAACCTCAGGTGAATTTTCTTgggaagaagacaaagaagatgaagagcagagatgggaaagagagagaaaagaaaaacaagaacgAAGGCAAAGAGAGCTAGAGGAGGCCAGAGAGAGGGAGCTGCAAGAGCTTGAAAGACTGGAGATAGAGATGGTAATGATTATCTTGAACTcagttctttttaaaatgtcttttgctGACCTTTTACATATTCATGGACACTGAGAAAAGATAGCTTGATGAGATGAACATTGACGGTATCTGTGCCTGACTAGCTTTCGCAAGAGGTGGAGCAGCcgagacaggaagaagaagaagaagaaacagggattaaggaaggaggagaagaagaggcagagaaTGCTGGGGAGAAGTCTAAAGGTGAAAATCCCTTGGAGAAATACATGAAGATGGTCCTGGAAGcaagagaaaagcagcatgCACAGGTGAGTTGCACCCACCCTTTTGCCTGAAGCTACTGCAGAACTTTTATAACGGATGTGGAGAAACTGAGCATTAaactttatgtgttttatgtcaagAACCCTGAAAGAGAAGAGGCAGCACATATGAGCCCTGAGGCGAAGAGTTTGTCTGAGGAGAAAGATGACAGGTAACTGAAAAAGGATGAATAGATTTGCAGCTTTATTTGTGTACAGAACAACTTAAGTTTAATATTTCATGCTGTTGCGGCAGgaatgtttaataataataatataaacctACATAAtcctaaaaaaacatttaatttctttcGTGGTTTCTCATCTACTGGTCttttatatcatgttatttgaTGTGGATATATGTTGTCTAAGGATGAGTTAATTGAGAATTATGTCACTATTTTTTggctttgggttttttttcatgtccCTGGAGGCTTTCACTAATCAACTTACTTTTGTTTTGCCAGCATTGCAGCATATTCACAcaaggatgaagatgatgatttCTGGTGAACTGGTTGTCCCATAAACCACTGAATTATACAAGCTTCTCTAGTCTTGCActgttttaaatttgatgtttgtattgtgtgtgtatattttgtacttttttgcttttgtttcatcAACTATACGAATAAATCATATTGGAATAAGACTTTTTTTGATTGActgtacaatataaaataaGCTATTCTTATcttgaaaggagaaaaaaaaacacagcaacagtagttttttaaattatttttttattttcataaaaacagTCAACAGGCCAGTTGTGTAATGTCATAAAAGGGATTCCAGTCAGACAGGATGTTGGATTGTTGTCCTCCTGGTGATTGATAGGTAGCCTTTATTCTTCCATTTTTGGTTCATTCAAGAGGAAACATGGCATACAAAGATACAATGTGATGTAAATTAACTTCTTGTAAATCTGCCACGTTTCTACTCGGCCAGCTTAGCCCTGCAGGTTACATTACAGGTTCTGTGCTACAATATCtcacagatactgtatatttattgaTAAAACATTGGACAAAGTGACAGTCACAATGGCATTCATACTTTGGCTGAAATTTACAATTTAGATTGCTGTACAATTAGATAAATGACTGGTGTTGCAATTAAtggttattttaacattttaagaatTACGCTTCAATAATTCGTGAGGAAGCCCTTgacattcataaaaaatacagtatactatCAGGCAACAAAATAATGATTCATA
This genomic interval carries:
- the ofd1 gene encoding oral-facial-digital syndrome 1 protein homolog; its protein translation is MSSLSPDELRKRLYQTFKDKGVLDTLKTQLRNQLIQELKHPPLTGGEPVPRPVSLRSESLLVSACNNIVADHLRNSGYEYTLSIFYPESGLCKDKVFTKGDLLQLLKISPESMLYRSLSQNKENNDKGFLISLLTQLTHHYTRGLYHDADTQTTSTATYGESLVEKMKIIDKEYEGFSYSGDKWFSFQSKLAACRKEVEAQTQTEMNTKMQHFKDVEIAKVRMEEKAQFHKEFDKLKQELERTYEMKAKALIEREKNAIDRLQKQQEIEEKNVYMQRQTILKEIETMRNRESELRLRMEAFEKTCQIHEEKVKTTEELLRRRELAVKTMEDTYDQRLKNELSRYQLELKEEFIKRTDKLTENENRNKMETARIQKESAEINARIEEHSRTSSELRRLQVELDTAQQQASLLSQQKELLRERLETMSDYPCLKREKAELQGQLRLLKRQLEEAQEENRLLHADMGKPSKEQLALQMELRRLQSARRLDEEEFDNQKQVLQAQLQAEVERCAQLKAQLTECEERSQWMTGHVEDIKMQLRQTQQALENEVLRNPKPSLVDRSVLELSADKLVPPDIYVDRAVLRGRMGYDDVYEAGGPLRGCKSPWNEPPDSDLELVAEAKARIQELQKEAETLEEAYRNYQQRAVRSTISHMLPPRPLSPQRAHPIHQPDSPLRKHVSHHSTHKQKVLHRPLSPQTTRTPSLASHDTRNTLPPAQSRVTFSEDQNQPQTSGLFTDHLHSVAVPLFARDGHPLDENSPPSRCQSSSLHSPSRKKLQREITEEAVVSLMAFPELSSDRQLPRAPHDEVATSGDFSSELSPPRSPQLKSTARDPPSAPKQHPDFSSSESSPQPEKINLEDLTGILPEPGHIPELLLDTAVPLSEEAPDGPTVPRPQTPQDLPEALIDAQGQAVPQTSGEFSWEEDKEDEEQRWERERKEKQERRQRELEEARERELQELERLEIEMLSQEVEQPRQEEEEEETGIKEGGEEEAENAGEKSKGENPLEKYMKMVLEAREKQHAQNPEREEAAHMSPEAKSLSEEKDDSIAAYSHKDEDDDFW